In Ruminococcaceae bacterium BL-6, a genomic segment contains:
- the cysU gene encoding sulfate/thiosulfate transporter subunit; membrane component of ABC superfamily (Evidence 2a : Function from experimental evidences in other organisms; PubMedId : 2188958; Product type t : transporter), translating to MALSQAAGHKGADSRLKKFFPVRKGTVIPGFGLSMGVTVTMLSLIVLIPLFSVFLTLSGSTFSDFWRVVTDKQTVATYRVSLSCAAIAAVVNAFFGILLAWILTRYQFPLRRVLDGLIELPFALPTSVAGISLTTMYSDKGWIGRWFDRIGVKISYTTTGIVIAMIFIGIPFVVRSIQPVLEKLNPQYEEAALTLGASRSRIFRKVVLPEILPAALTGFGLAFARGIGEYGSVVFIAGNIPYQTQITPLIIMNKLEQFNYFAATSIALVMVVFAFLLLFGINSLQARINKIARG from the coding sequence ATGGCACTGTCACAAGCTGCCGGGCATAAGGGGGCGGATTCTCGTTTGAAAAAATTCTTTCCAGTGCGGAAGGGGACGGTGATTCCCGGCTTCGGCCTTTCCATGGGGGTCACGGTCACGATGCTCAGCCTGATTGTGCTGATCCCCCTGTTTTCGGTCTTCCTGACCCTTTCCGGCTCCACCTTTTCCGATTTCTGGCGGGTCGTCACCGACAAGCAAACAGTGGCCACCTATCGGGTCAGCCTGTCCTGCGCGGCCATCGCCGCCGTGGTCAACGCGTTTTTCGGGATCCTCCTCGCGTGGATTCTGACCCGGTACCAGTTTCCGCTGCGGCGGGTGCTGGACGGCCTGATCGAGCTGCCCTTTGCCCTGCCCACCTCGGTGGCCGGCATCTCGCTGACCACGATGTATTCCGACAAGGGATGGATCGGCCGATGGTTCGACAGGATCGGCGTCAAAATTTCCTACACCACCACCGGCATCGTGATCGCCATGATCTTTATCGGGATTCCTTTTGTGGTGCGCTCCATCCAGCCGGTGCTGGAAAAGCTGAACCCGCAGTATGAGGAGGCGGCTCTGACGCTGGGGGCCAGCCGCTCCCGCATCTTCCGGAAAGTGGTGCTCCCGGAGATCCTGCCCGCCGCGCTGACCGGATTCGGGCTCGCCTTTGCCCGCGGCATCGGGGAATACGGCAGCGTGGTGTTTATCGCAGGCAACATCCCCTATCAGACGCAGATCACGCCGCTGATCATCATGAACAAGCTGGAGCAGTTCAATTATTTCGCGGCGACCTCCATCGCGCTGGTCATGGTCGTTTTCGCCTTTCTCCTGCTGTTCGGCATCAATTCGCTCCAGGCAAGGATCAATAAAATCGCAAGGGGGTAA
- the cysW gene encoding sulfate/thiosulfate transporter subunit; membrane component of ABC superfamily (Evidence 2a : Function from experimental evidences in other organisms; PubMedId : 2188958; Product type t : transporter) → MKQKITKGALILVGVAFLIVMLVLPLATVLIYALRQGWAAFFSAVTDVYAVKALQLTLLTTAITVIVNTVFGIFAAWTISKFRFRGKQALTTLIDIPFSISPVIAGLVFILVFGRIGWANPLLEALDLKIVFAVPGIVLATIFVTFPFVSRELIPMMQAQGSDEEEAAALMGAKGFTIFRRITFPHIKWALLYGVILCTARSLGEFGAVSVVSGHLRGKTNTLPLHVEILFNEFHLTAAFAVSSILVLIAVVILILRNIVEYRVKREER, encoded by the coding sequence TTGAAGCAGAAAATCACCAAAGGGGCCCTCATCCTGGTGGGCGTGGCGTTTTTGATCGTCATGCTGGTGCTCCCCCTCGCCACAGTGCTGATCTACGCCCTGCGGCAGGGCTGGGCCGCCTTTTTTTCGGCTGTTACCGACGTGTACGCGGTCAAGGCGCTGCAGCTGACCCTGCTGACAACCGCGATTACGGTCATCGTCAACACCGTGTTCGGCATCTTCGCGGCGTGGACGATCAGCAAATTCCGCTTTCGGGGCAAGCAGGCGCTCACCACCCTGATCGACATTCCCTTTTCCATCTCTCCCGTCATCGCGGGCCTGGTTTTCATTCTCGTGTTCGGGCGGATCGGCTGGGCCAATCCGCTTCTGGAAGCGCTGGATCTCAAAATCGTGTTCGCCGTGCCCGGCATCGTACTGGCCACGATTTTTGTGACCTTTCCCTTTGTTTCGCGCGAGCTGATCCCCATGATGCAGGCGCAGGGCAGCGACGAAGAAGAGGCCGCCGCGCTGATGGGGGCCAAAGGCTTTACCATTTTCCGCCGGATCACCTTTCCCCACATCAAATGGGCGCTGCTGTACGGGGTGATCCTCTGCACTGCCCGGAGCCTGGGCGAATTCGGCGCGGTATCGGTGGTATCCGGGCATCTGCGCGGGAAAACCAACACCCTTCCCCTCCATGTGGAGATTCTGTTCAACGAATTCCATCTGACAGCCGCCTTTGCCGTTTCCTCCATTTTGGTTCTGATTGCGGTCGTCATACTGATTCTGCGCAACATTGTGGAATACCGCGTCAAGAGAGAAGAGAGATAA
- the cysA gene encoding Sulfate/thiosulfate import ATP-binding protein CysA, with protein MYVELQNINKKFGEYQAADDISFSIEKGRLIGLLGPSGSGKTTILRMIAGLETPDSGSIIINGRRVNDLPASRRGIGFVFQNYALFRYMTVFENIAFGLEVQKKDKAYIKERVGGLIRLIGLEGLEKRRPHQLSGGQRQRVAFARALAPNPHLLLLDEPFAAIDAKVRKELRVWLRKTINKVGITSIFVTHDQEEAVEVADKIIITNKGRVEQIGTPVDIYKNPATPFAAKFIGESIEVEDYGRFHGFENEKGYAKAVLRPEFVRVTKIEKEIYPHASERGTVEDIFFRGNMLELRLNVGGVRLAAYRSLEDDLFSVGEEVSVLIYRLYLYNDHQVRLAENASLKSDQTFII; from the coding sequence ATGTATGTGGAATTGCAGAATATCAATAAAAAGTTCGGTGAGTATCAGGCGGCGGACGACATCAGCTTTTCCATTGAAAAAGGCAGGCTGATCGGCCTGCTGGGGCCATCCGGCAGCGGGAAAACCACCATTCTGCGCATGATCGCCGGGCTGGAAACTCCGGACAGCGGCAGCATCATCATAAACGGCCGGCGGGTGAACGACCTGCCTGCCAGCCGGCGGGGAATCGGCTTTGTCTTTCAGAATTACGCCCTCTTCCGCTACATGACGGTGTTTGAAAACATCGCTTTCGGGCTTGAAGTGCAGAAGAAGGATAAGGCCTACATCAAGGAGCGGGTCGGCGGCCTGATCCGACTGATCGGGCTGGAGGGGCTGGAAAAGCGCCGCCCGCACCAGCTTTCCGGCGGGCAGAGGCAGCGGGTGGCCTTTGCCCGCGCGCTGGCGCCGAACCCCCACCTGCTGCTGCTCGACGAGCCGTTCGCCGCCATTGACGCCAAAGTGCGCAAGGAGCTGCGCGTCTGGCTGAGAAAAACCATCAACAAGGTGGGCATCACCAGCATTTTCGTCACGCACGATCAGGAGGAGGCGGTGGAGGTCGCGGATAAGATCATCATCACCAACAAAGGACGCGTGGAGCAGATCGGGACGCCGGTGGATATTTACAAAAATCCCGCGACCCCCTTCGCCGCAAAATTCATCGGGGAATCGATCGAGGTGGAGGATTACGGCAGATTCCACGGGTTCGAAAACGAAAAGGGCTATGCCAAAGCCGTGCTCCGGCCCGAATTCGTGCGCGTCACGAAGATCGAGAAGGAGATTTATCCCCACGCTTCGGAGCGCGGAACGGTGGAGGACATCTTCTTCCGCGGCAATATGCTGGAGCTGCGCCTGAACGTAGGCGGCGTCAGGCTCGCCGCCTACCGTTCCCTGGAGGACGATCTGTTCTCCGTTGGCGAGGAGGTCAGCGTGCTGATTTACCGCCTGTATCTGTATAACGACCACCAGGTCCGTTTGGCGGAAAACGCGTCCTTGAAAAGCGATCAGACCTTTATCATTTGA
- a CDS encoding protein of unknown function (Evidence 5 : Unknown function), giving the protein MAGHVGKDHIHLLVSVPPHLSASKLVQYLKGNTSRKLQMEYKELNKEYWGRHLWARGYFVASSGNVTDEIIAQYIQNQDLEENMKSDNFEIGNL; this is encoded by the coding sequence TTGGCAGGGCATGTAGGGAAAGATCATATCCATCTTCTTGTATCAGTCCCCCCACATCTTTCTGCGAGTAAATTGGTTCAATATCTAAAAGGGAATACCTCGCGAAAGTTGCAGATGGAGTATAAAGAATTGAACAAAGAATATTGGGGGCGGCACCTTTGGGCAAGAGGATATTTCGTAGCAAGCAGTGGAAATGTGACAGATGAAATAATTGCACAGTACATTCAGAATCAAGATTTGGAAGAGAATATGAAAAGCGATAATTTCGAGATCGGCAATCTTTAG
- a CDS encoding transposase — MKLKYRVIERFRGKYSIEAMCRSFEVSRSGYYAWRNRQAKEAKDQWLTDLITDCQQRCKQTYGCRRVRRWIQRQTGKKVNLKAILRIMRKYDLLSQIRRRRPYIHYKQAVHKYPNLLQRAFEQPLPNYFWVTDITYIPTAKGMLYLCAVVDLCDKMVLAYRIGNDMTASLVTDTIRDALQKEKVADGLALHSDQGSQYTSQAYFDLSQEYHFQPSMSSPGCPYDNAAMENFFGTLKTECLYRMNFSCRAEVEQAVAEYVHFYNYERINMKDGLTPFEIRSKAA, encoded by the coding sequence GTGAAGCTGAAGTATCGCGTCATTGAACGGTTTCGTGGGAAATACAGCATTGAAGCCATGTGTCGTTCCTTTGAGGTTTCCCGTAGCGGCTACTATGCCTGGCGAAACCGGCAGGCAAAAGAAGCCAAAGATCAATGGCTTACAGACTTGATTACGGATTGTCAGCAGCGCTGCAAACAGACCTACGGTTGTCGTCGGGTGCGCCGCTGGATTCAGCGGCAGACCGGGAAGAAAGTCAACCTGAAAGCCATTCTGCGTATCATGCGGAAGTATGATCTGCTTTCACAGATACGGCGACGTCGGCCATATATACATTACAAACAGGCAGTACATAAATATCCGAATCTGTTACAGAGGGCTTTTGAGCAGCCGTTGCCCAATTATTTCTGGGTTACGGACATCACCTATATCCCTACTGCAAAAGGGATGCTGTATCTATGTGCGGTGGTAGACCTGTGCGACAAAATGGTTTTGGCCTATCGTATCGGCAATGACATGACTGCCTCATTGGTGACAGACACCATCCGGGACGCCTTACAAAAAGAGAAGGTCGCCGATGGACTTGCCCTCCACAGCGACCAGGGGTCTCAATACACGTCACAAGCATACTTTGACCTGAGCCAAGAATACCATTTTCAGCCGTCCATGTCCAGTCCCGGATGTCCTTACGACAACGCCGCCATGGAAAATTTCTTTGGCACGCTTAAGACGGAATGCCTATACCGTATGAATTTTTCTTGCCGTGCTGAAGTGGAACAAGCAGTGGCTGAATATGTCCACTTTTACAATTATGAGCGCATTAACATGAAAGACGGCCTCACTCCGTTCGAAATCCGGAGCAAGGCCGCCTAA
- a CDS encoding conserved protein of unknown function (Evidence 4 : Unknown function but conserved in other organisms), whose amino-acid sequence MSRKYTKVELLSEEVFRRKAVGETNREIAESYGLTKYQIKQLVSRQHRKARMIANGYVPRLKGRPRQNPADEERSRNNELIELRMKVELLQNFLSEAGRK is encoded by the coding sequence ATGTCCAGGAAATATACAAAAGTAGAGTTACTGAGTGAAGAGGTGTTCCGGCGAAAGGCGGTAGGAGAAACCAATCGGGAAATAGCAGAAAGTTATGGATTGACAAAATATCAAATCAAACAGTTGGTTAGCCGTCAGCATCGGAAAGCGCGCATGATTGCCAACGGCTATGTGCCCCGTCTGAAAGGGCGGCCGCGACAAAATCCGGCCGATGAAGAAAGATCGCGAAACAATGAATTGATTGAACTGCGGATGAAAGTAGAACTTCTGCAAAATTTTCTGTCCGAAGCTGGAAGGAAGTGA
- the nrdR gene encoding negative regulator of transcription of ribonucleotide reductase nrd genes and operons (Evidence 2a : Function from experimental evidences in other organisms; PubMedId : 16950922, 27920297, 28624879; Product type r : regulator), giving the protein MRCPYCGYEESKVIDSRPTDEGERIRRRRECLKCGKRFTTYEVIETVPVVVIKKDKSRETFDRNKLLNGLLRACEKRPVSLDTLENIVNEIEGILQNSLDREVPSSLIGTYAMEKLKNIDEVAYVRFASVYRQFKDLNTFMEELSKMMKNKN; this is encoded by the coding sequence GTGAGATGCCCATATTGCGGCTATGAGGAAAGCAAAGTGATCGATTCCCGGCCGACCGATGAGGGGGAGCGCATCCGCCGCCGCAGGGAATGCCTGAAATGCGGCAAACGGTTTACGACCTACGAAGTGATCGAAACGGTCCCCGTAGTCGTGATCAAAAAAGACAAATCCAGGGAGACGTTCGACCGCAACAAGCTGCTGAACGGGCTTCTCCGCGCCTGTGAAAAGCGCCCGGTGTCACTTGACACGCTGGAGAATATCGTCAATGAGATCGAGGGGATCCTTCAGAATTCCCTCGACCGGGAAGTCCCTTCCAGCCTGATTGGAACTTACGCGATGGAAAAGCTGAAGAACATCGACGAGGTTGCGTATGTGCGGTTCGCTTCGGTGTACCGCCAGTTTAAAGACCTGAACACCTTTATGGAAGAGCTCAGCAAAATGATGAAGAACAAAAACTGA
- a CDS encoding Sugar phosphate isomerase/epimerase, giving the protein MGFRLFEIFFNTWGELKPAYLKRIKQILDSGNAGVKSIHPFTSGFESMMFFSDYDSRFRDSLDFYRHYFEAAAYLGAGILVLHGQREYLHGKITEEEYFDRYARLYEAGKQEGILVAQENVNRFRSEDPGFIRRMRRGLNGECCFVFDVKQAVRAGFDPYDMCDAMGEDIVHVHLNDNLPGSDCLLPGAGMMDFRRLKRQLTDYGYSGDLIIEVYRSSFRRPESLLQAKKFVDDLTEEF; this is encoded by the coding sequence ATGGGCTTTCGGCTTTTTGAAATTTTTTTCAATACCTGGGGCGAGCTGAAGCCCGCTTATCTGAAAAGGATCAAACAGATCCTCGATTCCGGAAACGCCGGTGTCAAATCCATCCATCCGTTCACGTCCGGCTTTGAAAGCATGATGTTCTTTTCGGATTACGACAGCCGGTTCCGGGATTCCCTCGATTTTTACAGGCATTATTTTGAGGCGGCCGCCTATCTGGGCGCCGGCATCCTGGTCCTGCACGGCCAGCGGGAATACCTGCACGGCAAAATCACCGAAGAGGAATATTTCGACCGGTACGCCCGGCTCTACGAGGCGGGAAAGCAGGAAGGGATCCTGGTGGCGCAGGAAAACGTCAACCGCTTCCGCAGCGAAGACCCCGGGTTTATCCGCCGGATGCGCCGCGGCCTGAACGGGGAATGCTGCTTTGTATTCGACGTCAAGCAGGCGGTCCGCGCGGGCTTCGACCCTTACGATATGTGCGACGCGATGGGCGAGGATATCGTCCACGTCCATCTGAACGATAACCTTCCGGGTTCGGACTGCCTGCTGCCGGGCGCGGGGATGATGGACTTCCGGCGGCTGAAGCGGCAGTTGACGGATTACGGGTATTCGGGCGATCTGATCATCGAAGTTTACCGAAGCAGCTTCCGCAGGCCGGAAAGCCTGCTTCAGGCCAAAAAATTTGTGGATGATCTGACGGAAGAATTTTGA
- a CDS encoding protein of unknown function (Evidence 5 : Unknown function), giving the protein MPDFMASSPFAEFFFYFIYHIIISSFRTNCPQNDPRRTAHNKSGIRRQPKNFNGGDVDLEIHQNEDLLAALYRTSFMGRDAMRQILPRITDSGLRREAQQQEMGYLTFLNRSQKLLKQENKPLHRPESWGKRAALWGSVQLNTLKDPSNGHLAEMMVNGINMGIVKMTKKMNDFPESGEETKHLTKNFLRQQEQQIENLKKYL; this is encoded by the coding sequence ATGCCTGATTTTATGGCTTCGTCCCCCTTTGCTGAATTTTTCTTTTATTTTATCTATCATATTATTATATCATCGTTCCGCACGAATTGTCCACAGAATGATCCGCGCCGAACGGCGCATAATAAATCCGGAATACGGCGGCAGCCGAAAAATTTTAACGGAGGAGATGTCGATTTGGAAATTCATCAGAATGAAGATTTGCTCGCCGCGCTTTACCGGACGTCCTTCATGGGCAGGGATGCCATGCGCCAGATTCTGCCCCGCATCACGGATTCCGGGCTGCGCAGGGAGGCTCAGCAGCAGGAGATGGGATATCTGACGTTCCTGAACCGGTCCCAAAAGCTTTTAAAGCAGGAAAACAAGCCGCTCCACCGGCCGGAAAGCTGGGGGAAGCGGGCGGCGCTCTGGGGCTCCGTGCAGCTGAACACCCTGAAGGACCCGAGCAACGGGCACCTCGCGGAGATGATGGTCAACGGGATCAACATGGGGATCGTAAAGATGACGAAGAAGATGAACGATTTCCCCGAATCCGGCGAAGAAACAAAACACCTGACCAAGAATTTTTTACGGCAGCAGGAGCAGCAGATCGAAAACCTGAAAAAGTATCTGTAA
- the ydiF gene encoding Uncharacterized ABC transporter ATP-binding protein YdiF, which translates to MALLGVSNLKKAFGEQLLFRGVSFEVRQNDRIGLVGVNGSGKTTLFRILTGEISADEGDIFRAKETVLGYMEQHVCRDLDRSAYSEVLTVFHALLDMEQELESIGRRLRENPENPEKLIERQAALNDRFVRDGGLTCRARARSALLGLGFDDDRMAMPVGVLSGGQKAKLQLAKMLLSGANLLLLDEPTNHLDISSLEWLEEFLKSYQGAFLVISHDRYFLDRVTNRTFELSAGRLTPYKGNYTAFLAQKEENDLSLRRRYENTGKEISRLEGIVAQQRQWNRERNIKTAESKMKAIERLKSTLEKPDDPEERIHFHFETGRRGGNDVLKADDLSLSFDGKELFRHANLEIRRGERVFLIGPNGCGKTSLLKILLSVYRPDTGNVRFGAGIDVGYYDQIQSDLSPEKTVLDEIWDSYPKMSQTEIRSALAVFLFQDDDVFKPVSALSGGERARVLLLRLMLSRANFLLLDEPTNHLDIGSCEALETALQDYEGTLLIVSHDRYLINKIADRVYYLDRDGTREYAGNYDSYLEKTKENGQREAVEKNPEKKNLYRLRKEKESELRKKRTALKRAEQEIEEVDAQIAQTQQELLEPETAADYEAAMKLTQRLASLKEQSDALFARWGRLSEELEADEA; encoded by the coding sequence ATGGCCCTGCTTGGCGTAAGCAATCTGAAAAAGGCGTTCGGAGAACAGCTGCTGTTCCGCGGCGTGTCGTTCGAGGTGCGGCAGAACGACCGCATCGGCCTCGTCGGCGTGAACGGCTCGGGAAAAACGACGCTGTTCAGGATTCTGACCGGGGAAATTTCCGCCGACGAGGGCGATATCTTCCGGGCGAAGGAGACCGTGCTCGGCTATATGGAGCAGCACGTCTGCCGCGACCTGGACCGCAGCGCGTATTCCGAGGTGCTTACGGTCTTCCACGCGCTGCTGGACATGGAGCAGGAACTGGAAAGCATCGGCCGCAGGCTCCGGGAAAACCCGGAGAACCCGGAAAAGCTGATCGAACGGCAGGCCGCCTTGAACGACCGGTTTGTGCGGGACGGCGGCCTTACCTGCCGCGCCCGGGCCCGCTCCGCGCTTTTGGGGCTCGGCTTTGACGACGACCGGATGGCGATGCCCGTCGGCGTGCTGAGCGGCGGGCAGAAGGCAAAGCTTCAGCTTGCGAAGATGCTTTTGAGCGGCGCGAACCTGCTCCTTCTGGATGAGCCGACGAACCACCTCGACATCTCCTCGCTGGAATGGCTGGAGGAATTTTTAAAAAGCTATCAGGGCGCGTTCCTCGTCATTTCGCACGACCGCTATTTTCTGGACCGGGTGACAAACCGAACCTTTGAGCTGAGCGCCGGGCGGCTGACCCCATACAAGGGAAACTACACCGCTTTTCTCGCCCAGAAAGAAGAAAACGACCTCTCGCTGCGGCGCAGGTACGAAAACACCGGAAAGGAAATCTCCCGCCTGGAAGGGATCGTCGCTCAGCAGCGCCAATGGAACCGGGAGCGCAACATCAAGACCGCGGAAAGCAAGATGAAAGCGATCGAGCGCCTGAAAAGCACGCTGGAAAAGCCGGATGATCCCGAAGAGCGCATCCATTTTCACTTTGAAACCGGGCGAAGGGGCGGAAACGACGTCCTCAAGGCGGATGACCTTTCCCTGAGCTTTGACGGGAAGGAGCTTTTCCGCCACGCGAATCTTGAGATTCGCCGGGGCGAGCGCGTCTTTCTGATCGGCCCGAACGGCTGCGGCAAGACCTCGCTCCTGAAGATTCTTCTTTCCGTTTACCGGCCCGACACGGGGAACGTGCGCTTCGGCGCCGGGATCGACGTCGGGTATTACGACCAGATTCAGTCCGACCTCAGCCCCGAAAAGACCGTGCTCGACGAGATCTGGGACAGCTACCCCAAAATGTCCCAGACGGAAATCCGCAGCGCGCTGGCCGTGTTCCTGTTTCAGGATGACGACGTGTTCAAGCCGGTCTCGGCGCTTTCTGGCGGCGAGCGGGCCCGGGTGCTGCTGCTCAGGCTGATGCTTTCCCGCGCGAATTTCCTGCTGCTGGACGAGCCGACGAACCACCTGGACATCGGCTCGTGCGAAGCGCTGGAAACGGCGCTTCAGGATTATGAGGGCACTCTGCTGATCGTATCCCACGACCGCTACCTCATCAACAAAATTGCCGACCGCGTCTATTATCTTGACCGGGACGGCACCCGCGAATACGCCGGAAACTACGATTCCTATCTGGAGAAAACGAAGGAAAATGGGCAGCGGGAAGCCGTGGAAAAGAACCCGGAAAAAAAGAATCTTTACCGGCTGCGCAAGGAGAAGGAATCGGAGCTGCGGAAAAAGCGCACGGCCCTGAAGCGCGCCGAGCAGGAGATCGAGGAAGTGGACGCGCAGATCGCCCAGACGCAGCAAGAGCTTCTGGAACCGGAAACCGCCGCGGATTACGAGGCGGCGATGAAGCTGACACAGCGGCTTGCGTCGCTGAAAGAACAGAGCGACGCCCTTTTTGCCCGCTGGGGCAGGCTTTCCGAAGAATTGGAAGCGGACGAAGCATAA
- a CDS encoding HPr family phosphocarrier protein — MYTTQIMLSGVEAVKNFVTLTNQYDFPINLATEKYTIDAKSIMGVFSLDLSKPLTLQIESENSDRVDEFIQKIQQFVPDRQKK, encoded by the coding sequence ATGTATACGACTCAGATCATGCTGTCCGGCGTGGAAGCGGTTAAAAATTTTGTGACTCTCACGAATCAATATGATTTTCCGATTAATCTGGCAACCGAAAAATATACGATCGACGCGAAATCCATCATGGGGGTTTTCAGCCTGGATTTGTCGAAGCCCCTCACCCTTCAGATAGAGAGCGAGAACAGCGACAGGGTAGATGAGTTCATCCAGAAAATTCAGCAGTTTGTCCCGGACAGACAGAAAAAATAA
- a CDS encoding MiaB family protein, possibly involved in tRNA or rRNA modification: MKVSVITLGCKVNQYESQAMLDQLVLAGFSACGGKEPSDVVLINSCTVTATSDHKVRQTLHRARRQNPGAVIVLTGCMPQAFPEAAAALEDADIVLGNSNRASLVPDIRKYLSTRRRIVDIVPHESKEPFERLEVSDFHDHTRAFLKIEDGCNRFCSYCIIPYARGRVRSKPLKDLKQELEILSRKGYREAVLTGINLSAYGQELGLHLCDAVETACSVPGVERVRLGSLEPEQLSLSVIRRLAAQEKLCPQFHLSLQSGCDETLRRMNRHYSAAEYREIVENLRSTFDNPAITTDIMVGFPGETEEEFSRSLRFARETGFAKAHVFAYSRRPGTAAYGAENQVPNAVKERRSHEMIAVTRRGMQAFFETQTGRTARVLFEREYEPGKFEGYTENYTPVKAACGENVCGKILPVRIVRANEDDCAGEILL; this comes from the coding sequence ATGAAAGTTTCCGTTATCACGCTGGGCTGCAAAGTCAATCAGTACGAATCCCAGGCCATGCTGGACCAGCTTGTCCTCGCGGGATTTTCGGCCTGCGGCGGCAAAGAGCCCAGCGACGTGGTGCTGATCAATTCCTGCACCGTAACGGCCACCAGCGACCACAAGGTGCGGCAGACCCTGCACAGGGCCCGGCGGCAGAACCCGGGCGCGGTGATCGTGCTGACCGGCTGCATGCCGCAGGCTTTTCCCGAAGCCGCCGCGGCTCTGGAAGACGCCGACATCGTTCTGGGGAACTCCAACCGCGCTTCCCTTGTTCCGGATATCCGGAAATATCTTTCCACGCGCCGACGCATCGTCGACATTGTCCCGCATGAAAGCAAAGAGCCGTTTGAGCGCCTGGAGGTTTCGGACTTTCACGACCACACGCGCGCCTTTCTCAAAATTGAAGACGGCTGCAACCGTTTCTGCTCCTACTGTATTATACCCTATGCGCGCGGGCGCGTCCGTTCAAAACCGCTGAAAGACCTGAAACAGGAGCTGGAAATTTTAAGCAGAAAGGGATACCGCGAAGCGGTGCTGACCGGCATCAACCTTTCCGCCTATGGGCAGGAGCTCGGCCTTCACCTGTGCGACGCGGTGGAAACGGCCTGTTCCGTGCCCGGCGTGGAGCGCGTGCGGCTCGGGTCGCTGGAGCCGGAGCAGCTGAGCCTGTCCGTGATCCGGCGCCTGGCCGCCCAGGAAAAGCTCTGCCCGCAGTTCCACCTTTCCCTGCAGAGCGGATGCGACGAGACGCTCCGCCGCATGAACCGCCATTATTCCGCCGCGGAGTACCGCGAAATCGTCGAGAACCTGCGGAGCACGTTCGACAATCCCGCGATCACGACGGACATCATGGTGGGGTTCCCGGGGGAAACGGAAGAGGAGTTTTCGCGCTCCCTGCGCTTCGCACGGGAAACGGGCTTCGCGAAAGCGCATGTGTTCGCGTATTCCCGCCGGCCCGGAACCGCGGCGTACGGCGCGGAAAACCAGGTGCCGAACGCGGTGAAAGAGCGCCGCAGCCATGAGATGATCGCCGTGACCCGGCGCGGCATGCAGGCTTTTTTTGAAACGCAGACGGGCCGCACCGCCCGGGTGCTGTTCGAGCGGGAATACGAGCCAGGAAAATTCGAGGGCTATACGGAAAACTACACCCCGGTCAAGGCTGCCTGCGGCGAAAATGTGTGCGGAAAGATCCTGCCCGTACGCATCGTCCGGGCAAACGAGGACGACTGCGCGGGCGAAATTCTGCTCTGA